In a genomic window of Polycladomyces abyssicola:
- a CDS encoding lamin tail domain-containing protein, which yields MNHHGWKRTLVGLILVLVVFWMIPILSPVHQAEAATYTSVVSDVVDGDTIHLQTPVLGSTTVRLVSIDTPETNYNGQNQGHHAYDASNYLKQLLPPGTPVTIETDVEEKDSYGRVLGHVWKGNLDVNKEILRQGHAVTYYIYPNMKYFEEYRAAMLEAKQAGRGIWNPADPLTELPFEFRLRIGGRQPDKYVGDYYTKTYVDPADYPQIPVENRVFFWTEADAQSAGYTRDNGGTTGPVLINEVLPAPNTAYTKEFVELYNPSDSPVNIGGYIIDDIVGGGSSPYTIPAGTTIPAHGYWVWETNNYFNNTGDDVTLKDPSGKVVDQYTYSSTAYDASWYRNPDGGNWSSTQDSTPTKGASNQ from the coding sequence GTGAATCATCATGGTTGGAAGCGGACGCTTGTCGGACTGATCCTGGTATTGGTGGTCTTCTGGATGATACCGATCCTGTCTCCCGTCCATCAAGCAGAGGCCGCCACTTACACATCGGTTGTATCGGATGTGGTTGATGGTGACACCATTCATTTGCAAACGCCGGTATTGGGCTCCACCACTGTCCGGCTGGTGTCCATTGATACCCCGGAAACCAATTACAACGGGCAAAACCAGGGACACCACGCCTACGATGCGTCCAATTATCTCAAGCAGCTTTTGCCTCCAGGCACGCCGGTGACCATCGAGACTGATGTGGAGGAAAAGGACAGCTATGGCCGCGTACTGGGGCATGTATGGAAAGGCAATCTCGACGTCAACAAGGAGATCTTGCGCCAGGGCCATGCCGTGACGTATTACATTTATCCCAACATGAAGTATTTCGAGGAGTACCGCGCCGCGATGCTCGAAGCGAAACAAGCGGGACGGGGGATCTGGAATCCTGCTGACCCGCTGACGGAATTGCCGTTTGAATTTCGCCTGCGCATCGGTGGACGCCAACCGGACAAATACGTAGGTGATTATTACACCAAAACCTACGTAGACCCGGCCGACTATCCGCAGATTCCGGTCGAAAACCGCGTCTTTTTCTGGACGGAAGCCGATGCACAATCAGCCGGATACACGCGCGACAACGGGGGAACGACCGGCCCGGTCTTGATCAATGAGGTGCTGCCGGCACCCAATACGGCATATACCAAGGAGTTTGTGGAGCTGTACAATCCGTCTGACAGTCCTGTCAATATCGGCGGCTACATCATCGACGACATCGTCGGCGGCGGTTCATCTCCCTACACGATTCCGGCAGGTACCACCATCCCCGCCCATGGATACTGGGTATGGGAAACCAACAACTATTTCAACAATACCGGTGATGATGTCACATTGAAAGATCCCTCCGGAAAGGTCGTCGACCAATATACTTATTCCTCCACCGCCTATGATGCGTCGTGGTACCGCAATCCCGACGGAGGCAACTGGTCCTCTACCCAGGACAGCACCCCGACGAAAGGGGCATCCAACCAATAA
- a CDS encoding MDR family MFS transporter: MEHLDAKRKMTIMLAIMASMLFAALNQTIVGNALPRIVSKLGGMSYFNWVFTIYMLTSSITAILVGKLSDIYGRKPFLLIGIGVFVMGSLLCGTATDIFQLILYRGFQGLGGGMIMSTAFTSVGDLFPPRERGRWQGALSAAFGVASVLGPTLGGYIVDHWEWHWVFWIFLPFGLVAFMLIWWLFPSVSHKENEPIDIAGSAFLAFTITPILLAFSWAGSKYAWSSPIIIGLFSGSMLALALFIWVELKAKNPVLPLHLFGNRVFTLSNLVNFTLGIGMFGAIIYTPFFIQGVIGTSATQSSFVTIPLTLSMVVASIIGGQIVSRTGRYKGLALFGILLMAGGMYLMSLLDTDATNESVVLYMIVIGTGLGIAFPIFTLTVQNAVEHRHLGVATSSTQLFRQMGGTVGVAVMGTILSSHMKDEMSRLAAQHPTQPAPSPALAQKLSALHNPQILLNPDRLVQIRNSLPESMAGMFDQIVLMLRTTLAHALDSVFLAGAIVLFTALVFTLWLKEIPLRTSNRSDGPPQREGSADCVVQEQAST; this comes from the coding sequence ATGGAGCACCTGGATGCGAAGCGGAAAATGACAATCATGTTGGCGATCATGGCATCCATGTTGTTCGCCGCACTCAATCAGACGATCGTCGGTAACGCGTTGCCCCGCATTGTTTCCAAACTGGGTGGCATGTCCTATTTCAACTGGGTGTTCACCATCTACATGCTGACGTCCAGCATCACAGCCATCTTGGTCGGGAAGCTCTCCGATATCTATGGCCGTAAGCCGTTTCTGCTGATCGGGATCGGAGTGTTCGTGATGGGATCCCTTTTGTGCGGCACCGCCACCGACATATTCCAACTCATTCTGTATCGCGGGTTTCAGGGATTGGGCGGAGGGATGATCATGTCCACGGCGTTCACCTCCGTCGGGGATCTGTTTCCGCCCCGCGAACGGGGACGCTGGCAGGGCGCACTGAGTGCCGCGTTTGGTGTGGCCAGCGTGCTGGGCCCCACATTGGGTGGATATATCGTGGATCACTGGGAATGGCACTGGGTCTTTTGGATCTTTCTTCCCTTCGGTCTGGTGGCATTTATGTTGATCTGGTGGCTGTTCCCCTCGGTCAGCCACAAAGAGAACGAACCGATCGACATAGCGGGGTCGGCTTTCCTAGCATTCACCATCACGCCGATATTGCTGGCCTTCTCTTGGGCAGGGAGTAAGTACGCTTGGTCCTCCCCCATCATCATCGGCCTGTTCAGCGGTTCGATGCTGGCACTGGCGCTGTTCATTTGGGTTGAGCTAAAAGCGAAAAATCCGGTCTTACCCCTTCATCTGTTCGGCAACCGCGTGTTTACTCTGTCTAACCTGGTGAATTTCACATTGGGAATCGGTATGTTCGGGGCCATCATCTACACCCCTTTCTTCATCCAGGGCGTGATCGGCACTTCCGCCACCCAATCCAGTTTCGTGACCATCCCGCTTACCTTGAGCATGGTTGTCGCGAGTATCATCGGCGGTCAAATCGTCTCACGGACGGGGAGATACAAAGGTCTGGCCTTGTTTGGCATTTTGCTTATGGCGGGCGGCATGTATTTGATGTCGTTGTTGGATACCGATGCCACAAACGAATCGGTCGTGCTTTATATGATCGTGATCGGGACGGGATTGGGAATCGCTTTCCCCATTTTCACGCTGACGGTGCAAAACGCAGTAGAACATCGGCATCTCGGTGTGGCCACTTCTTCCACCCAACTGTTCCGGCAAATGGGGGGAACCGTTGGTGTAGCCGTGATGGGAACGATCCTGTCCAGCCATATGAAAGACGAAATGTCACGGTTGGCGGCGCAACATCCAACACAACCAGCCCCATCCCCTGCGTTGGCACAAAAACTGAGTGCCCTGCACAACCCGCAGATCTTGTTGAACCCGGACCGATTGGTGCAGATTCGGAACAGTCTTCCGGAATCCATGGCGGGGATGTTTGACCAAATTGTCCTGATGTTGAGGACGACACTGGCTCACGCACTGGACAGCGTATTTTTAGCAGGAGCAATCGTGCTGTTCACCGCACTGGTCTTCACCTTGTGGCTGAAAGAGATTCCGTTGCGCACTTCCAACCGATCGGACGGCCCCCCGCAACGGGAAGGATCTGCCGATTGTGTTGTTCAGGAACAGGCTAGCACGTGA
- a CDS encoding MarR family winged helix-turn-helix transcriptional regulator produces MSTRQELLHELEISLRTLIRKLRKELQSVLGETISIGDFFVLKQLREKGPQTVSELAQELEVSASHITNVTDRLVNKGWVERQRSRRDKRVVELRITNEGETTIRELEEKKRAYFQHRFESLTTEEIETMTRLFQKLI; encoded by the coding sequence TTGAGCACCCGGCAGGAACTGTTGCACGAATTGGAGATTTCCCTTCGAACTTTGATTCGCAAATTGCGTAAGGAATTGCAATCCGTCTTGGGTGAAACCATTTCCATCGGCGATTTCTTTGTCCTCAAACAGCTGCGGGAGAAAGGACCGCAAACCGTGTCGGAACTCGCCCAGGAATTGGAGGTTTCCGCCAGCCACATCACCAATGTGACCGATCGATTGGTGAACAAAGGATGGGTGGAGCGCCAACGTTCCCGCCGCGACAAACGGGTGGTGGAACTGCGAATCACAAACGAAGGGGAAACGACCATCCGCGAGCTGGAAGAGAAGAAACGAGCTTATTTCCAACATCGGTTCGAAAGTTTGACGACGGAAGAGATTGAAACGATGACGCGTCTGTTTCAGAAATTGATCTGA
- a CDS encoding aldo/keto reductase, whose product MAKQIADTTVLANGVKFPWLGLGVWKAKEGNEVENAVKVAIQTGYRSVDTAAVYQNEEGVGKAIKECGVPREELFITTKVWNADQGYESTLKAFETSRKKLGLEYVDLYLVHWPVKGKYKETWKALEKLYKEGWVRAIGVSNFQVHHLKDVIEDCEVKPMVNQVEFHPYLTQKELLAFCKEQYIQLEAWSPLMQGEVVNVTEIQELAKKYGKTPAQIVLRWDLQHGVVTIPKSVKEHRIKENADIFDFELTAEDMAKLDALNKNHRFGPDPDNFDF is encoded by the coding sequence ATGGCGAAACAGATTGCAGATACGACAGTGTTGGCTAACGGCGTGAAATTCCCATGGCTCGGCTTGGGCGTTTGGAAAGCGAAAGAAGGAAACGAAGTGGAAAATGCGGTAAAAGTGGCGATCCAAACCGGCTATCGCAGTGTGGACACGGCGGCGGTTTACCAAAACGAAGAGGGTGTTGGCAAAGCGATCAAGGAATGCGGCGTACCGCGCGAGGAATTATTTATCACGACCAAAGTGTGGAATGCCGACCAAGGGTATGAGTCCACCTTGAAGGCATTTGAAACCAGCCGCAAAAAATTGGGGCTGGAATATGTGGACTTGTACTTGGTGCACTGGCCGGTGAAAGGAAAATACAAAGAAACGTGGAAAGCGCTTGAGAAGCTGTATAAAGAGGGATGGGTGCGGGCAATCGGTGTGAGCAACTTCCAAGTGCACCATCTCAAAGATGTGATAGAAGACTGTGAAGTGAAACCGATGGTGAACCAAGTGGAGTTTCACCCTTACTTGACGCAAAAGGAACTTCTCGCCTTCTGCAAAGAGCAATACATTCAGCTTGAAGCTTGGAGCCCGCTCATGCAAGGGGAAGTGGTCAACGTTACGGAGATTCAGGAACTGGCAAAAAAATACGGCAAAACGCCTGCGCAAATCGTGTTGCGTTGGGACCTCCAGCATGGTGTGGTCACCATTCCAAAATCCGTGAAAGAACATCGCATCAAAGAAAATGCGGATATCTTTGATTTTGAACTGACGGCTGAAGACATGGCGAAATTGGATGCGTTGAACAAAAACCACCGTTTTGGCCCCGATCCTGACAACTTTGATTTCTGA
- a CDS encoding SdpI family protein: MFRNDHRWCGIDWVVMAVAILPLLITWMVYPQLPPKMAVHFGISGQPDGYQPKSTFLISQALLLLAIPLLIKYLPVLDPKRENYNKFRRFYEIFRLTITTFLAVMFGLVLAFNLGYHIHMQMAVLLMVGLIWMVIGNFLGQIRFNYFFGIRTPWTLADEEVWRRTHRLAAPLWVVAGVLMLVAAFLPGWLAVGVLVVGIGLTAVIPGVYSLVVYRRRHR, from the coding sequence ATGTTCCGAAATGATCATCGTTGGTGTGGGATCGACTGGGTGGTGATGGCGGTTGCCATTCTCCCGCTTCTGATTACGTGGATGGTATATCCGCAATTGCCGCCCAAGATGGCGGTTCATTTCGGGATCTCGGGTCAACCCGATGGATACCAGCCCAAAAGCACCTTTCTGATCAGTCAAGCCTTGCTGTTGTTGGCCATTCCCCTGTTAATCAAATATTTGCCCGTCCTGGACCCGAAACGGGAGAACTACAACAAATTTCGCCGTTTTTACGAGATCTTCCGCTTGACGATCACCACGTTTCTGGCCGTGATGTTCGGCTTGGTACTAGCCTTCAACCTGGGATACCACATCCATATGCAGATGGCCGTTTTGCTGATGGTCGGTCTGATCTGGATGGTAATCGGAAATTTCCTGGGTCAGATCCGGTTCAACTATTTCTTCGGGATCAGAACCCCTTGGACACTGGCGGACGAAGAGGTGTGGCGACGCACCCACCGCTTGGCCGCTCCTCTGTGGGTGGTTGCGGGCGTCTTGATGCTTGTCGCCGCTTTTCTACCCGGTTGGTTGGCGGTGGGGGTCTTGGTGGTGGGAATCGGTCTTACGGCGGTGATTCCGGGCGTCTATTCGTTGGTCGTCTATCGTAGACGCCATCGGTGA
- a CDS encoding autorepressor SdpR family transcription factor, with protein MNETFKALADPTRRQILRLLRKGDLTAGEIAEHFNMTKPSISHHLNLLKQARLVMSERQGQYIVYSLNTTVVQEVLRWLMEISDTPNSKE; from the coding sequence CTGAACGAAACGTTTAAAGCATTGGCTGATCCCACTCGCCGGCAAATTCTCCGTCTCTTGCGGAAGGGAGATTTGACCGCCGGGGAAATCGCCGAGCATTTCAACATGACCAAACCCAGCATCTCCCATCACCTCAACCTGCTGAAACAAGCCCGTCTGGTAATGAGCGAACGCCAAGGTCAGTATATCGTCTACTCACTCAACACGACCGTCGTCCAAGAGGTTTTGCGCTGGCTGATGGAAATCAGCGACACCCCCAATTCAAAGGAATGA
- the ilvD gene encoding dihydroxy-acid dehydratase: MRSDKIKKGFDRAPHRSLLKATGLKDEDFDKPFIGICNSFVEIIPGHKHLDKFARVVKEAVWEAGGVPFEFNVIGVDDGIAMGHIGMRYSLPSRELIADSLETVANAHWFDGLICIPNCDKITPGMMMGAMRVNIPTIFISGGPMAAGRLPDGRTVDLASVFEGVGAYKAGRIDDQGLKLLEDHGCPSCGSCSGMFTANSMNCLAEALGIALPGNGSILAATPEREELARRAARQIIKLIEADLKPRDIVTLESLDNAFALDMAMGGSTNTVLHTLAIAHEAGVEYPLSRLNELSKRVPNLCKVSPAGQWHMEDIDRAGGISAILKELSKIDGLLHLDRPTVTLKTLGENIADAEIRDEEVIRPLEKAYSKTGGLAILYGNLALNGAVIKTGAVDPSIQKFRGPAVVFESQEEALAGIMLGKVKSGDVVVIRYEGPKGGPGMPEMLAPTSAIAGMGLGKEVALITDGRFSGATRGISIGHISPEAAEGGVIAVVEPGDMIEIDLPNRRIHLDVPDEVIQERLAKWQEPEPKVKGGYLRRYARLVTSASTGAVLREI; encoded by the coding sequence ATGCGAAGCGACAAAATCAAAAAGGGATTCGACCGGGCGCCGCACAGGAGTTTGCTCAAGGCGACGGGATTGAAGGATGAGGACTTTGACAAACCGTTTATCGGAATTTGCAACTCATTTGTGGAAATCATCCCGGGGCACAAACATCTGGACAAATTTGCCCGCGTGGTGAAGGAAGCTGTTTGGGAAGCGGGCGGTGTACCCTTTGAATTCAACGTGATCGGTGTGGACGATGGGATCGCAATGGGTCACATCGGCATGCGTTACTCCCTGCCCAGCCGGGAGCTGATCGCGGATTCCCTGGAGACCGTGGCCAACGCGCACTGGTTTGACGGGCTGATCTGTATCCCCAACTGTGACAAAATTACACCGGGAATGATGATGGGGGCGATGCGGGTCAACATCCCGACGATCTTCATCAGCGGCGGACCGATGGCTGCGGGGCGGCTGCCGGACGGACGTACCGTCGACCTGGCTTCCGTCTTTGAGGGAGTGGGGGCCTATAAAGCTGGGCGCATCGATGATCAAGGGTTGAAATTGCTGGAAGATCACGGTTGTCCGAGTTGCGGTTCGTGTTCTGGGATGTTTACCGCCAACTCGATGAACTGTCTGGCTGAAGCACTCGGGATCGCCTTGCCGGGTAACGGCAGCATCTTGGCGGCTACGCCGGAGCGGGAAGAGCTGGCCAGACGCGCGGCACGGCAGATTATCAAGCTGATCGAGGCGGATTTGAAGCCGCGCGACATCGTGACACTCGAATCGCTTGACAACGCGTTTGCGCTGGATATGGCGATGGGCGGTTCCACCAACACGGTTCTGCACACATTGGCCATCGCGCATGAAGCGGGCGTGGAATATCCTTTGTCCCGGTTGAACGAATTGTCTAAACGGGTGCCCAATCTGTGCAAGGTGAGCCCGGCCGGACAATGGCACATGGAGGATATCGATCGTGCCGGGGGAATTTCGGCGATTTTGAAAGAGCTGAGCAAAATCGACGGCTTGCTCCACCTCGACCGTCCCACGGTCACCTTGAAAACGCTGGGTGAAAATATCGCGGATGCCGAAATTCGGGATGAAGAAGTGATCCGGCCGCTGGAAAAAGCATACAGCAAGACAGGCGGATTGGCCATCCTGTATGGCAACTTGGCACTGAACGGAGCGGTGATCAAAACGGGTGCGGTTGATCCCTCGATTCAGAAGTTCCGCGGTCCGGCCGTCGTGTTTGAGTCACAGGAAGAAGCGTTGGCCGGGATTATGCTCGGCAAGGTGAAATCCGGCGATGTGGTCGTGATCCGCTACGAAGGTCCCAAAGGCGGCCCCGGCATGCCGGAGATGCTGGCACCCACATCGGCAATTGCAGGCATGGGACTGGGCAAGGAAGTGGCGTTGATCACGGACGGACGTTTTTCCGGTGCGACGCGGGGTATCAGTATCGGTCATATTTCGCCAGAGGCGGCGGAAGGCGGTGTGATTGCCGTAGTGGAGCCGGGTGATATGATCGAGATCGACCTGCCCAACCGGCGCATCCATCTGGATGTTCCTGACGAAGTGATCCAAGAGCGTCTTGCCAAATGGCAGGAACCGGAGCCCAAAGTGAAAGGCGGTTATTTGCGGCGTTACGCGCGCTTGGTCACTTCTGCGAGCACCGGAGCCGTGTTGCGGGAAATCTGA
- the ilvB gene encoding biosynthetic-type acetolactate synthase large subunit — MTTDQKHTSADGELTGSEILLRCLIEEKVEFIFGYPGGAVLPIYDSLYYGSIKHILYRHEQGAIHAADGYARATGKPGVVIATSGPGATNLVTGIATAQMDSIPLVCITGNVPQNLIGTDAFQEADITGITMPITKHSYLVQDVRDLPRVVKEAFHIASTGRPGPVLIDIPKDVSNAKAPFSYPETVFIRGYQPTTNPHPLQIEKLHQAIAESKRPLILAGGGVVTSGADQELIAFAERAKIPVTTTLMGIGGFPGTHPLWLGMPGMHGTVAANRALLECDLLIGIGARFDDRVTMGRIDKFATSAKIVHIDIDPAEIGKNVDTYIPIVGDVKRVLEVALQDLPVSQSEAWLQNLKDLKQQYPLTFKQSDNTLKPQWVIQHLYETTGGDAIVTTDVGQHQMWVAQYFHFSRPRSFISSGGLGTMGFGFPAAIGAQLAYPDRTVISVTGDGGFQMTAQELAVVALANIPVKVAIINNQCLGMVRQWQEVFYQRRYSEVDLSGSPDFVKLAEAYGVKGMRACTQEEARQAWREALDHPGPVVIDFQVDPEENVYPMVAPGAGLDEMMLGDEKP, encoded by the coding sequence ATGACGACGGATCAGAAGCATACGTCGGCAGATGGTGAGCTGACCGGTTCCGAGATTTTGCTCCGCTGTCTGATTGAAGAGAAAGTGGAATTCATTTTCGGTTATCCAGGTGGAGCGGTGCTTCCGATTTACGATTCGCTGTATTACGGAAGCATCAAACATATTTTGTACCGCCACGAACAAGGGGCGATACACGCCGCAGACGGATACGCGCGGGCGACGGGCAAACCGGGAGTGGTGATTGCCACGTCCGGACCGGGGGCGACCAACTTGGTGACGGGGATTGCCACTGCGCAGATGGATTCGATCCCGTTAGTGTGTATCACCGGCAACGTCCCGCAAAATCTGATCGGTACGGATGCGTTCCAGGAAGCGGACATCACGGGCATTACCATGCCAATCACCAAGCACAGTTATCTGGTGCAGGATGTCAGAGACCTGCCGAGGGTGGTGAAAGAAGCGTTTCATATCGCCTCCACCGGACGGCCAGGGCCGGTGCTGATCGACATCCCCAAGGATGTCTCCAATGCCAAGGCGCCGTTTTCTTATCCGGAAACAGTATTCATTCGTGGGTATCAGCCTACGACGAATCCGCATCCGCTGCAGATCGAGAAATTGCATCAGGCAATCGCCGAGTCGAAACGACCGCTGATTTTGGCTGGCGGAGGAGTGGTCACCTCCGGTGCCGATCAGGAATTGATCGCGTTCGCGGAGCGGGCAAAAATTCCGGTGACGACAACATTGATGGGGATTGGTGGCTTCCCGGGCACGCATCCGTTGTGGTTGGGGATGCCGGGGATGCACGGAACGGTGGCGGCCAACCGTGCATTGCTGGAATGTGATTTGCTGATCGGTATCGGAGCCCGGTTCGATGACCGGGTGACCATGGGGCGGATTGACAAATTCGCCACGAGTGCCAAGATCGTTCACATCGATATCGACCCCGCAGAAATCGGCAAAAACGTCGACACTTACATCCCGATCGTCGGTGATGTGAAGCGGGTGTTGGAAGTAGCACTGCAGGACCTGCCGGTCAGTCAGTCCGAAGCTTGGTTGCAAAATCTGAAAGATTTGAAACAGCAGTACCCACTCACCTTCAAACAAAGTGACAACACGCTGAAACCGCAATGGGTGATCCAACACCTGTATGAAACAACGGGTGGAGATGCGATCGTCACCACCGACGTGGGTCAGCATCAGATGTGGGTGGCGCAATATTTCCACTTCTCCCGACCGCGTTCGTTCATCAGCTCCGGCGGACTGGGTACGATGGGCTTCGGGTTCCCCGCCGCGATCGGCGCGCAGTTGGCGTACCCCGACCGAACGGTGATCTCCGTGACGGGAGACGGCGGCTTCCAGATGACCGCCCAGGAGCTGGCTGTGGTGGCACTGGCCAACATTCCCGTCAAAGTGGCGATCATCAACAACCAATGCTTGGGCATGGTCCGGCAATGGCAGGAAGTGTTTTATCAACGCCGCTACAGTGAAGTGGACTTGTCCGGCAGCCCGGATTTCGTCAAGCTGGCGGAAGCCTACGGTGTCAAAGGTATGCGGGCATGTACGCAGGAGGAAGCACGTCAGGCTTGGCGGGAGGCTCTGGATCATCCCGGCCCGGTCGTGATCGACTTCCAGGTGGACCCGGAGGAAAATGTCTATCCGATGGTGGCGCCGGGAGCAGGGCTGGATGAGATGATGCTGGGGGATGAGAAACCATGA
- the ilvN gene encoding acetolactate synthase small subunit — MRHIISILVNNQPRVLARVASLFGRRNFNIESISVGESEEPGLSRIVIVTHGDARTMEQVSKHLHKLIDVIKVQDLSIQQSVARELLLVKVGATASNRAEIQGIIEPFRASVVDVGINSLMIQATGDREKLDALIELLRPYGIKELARTGITALPRSMQIQPKAHMHA, encoded by the coding sequence ATGAGACACATCATTTCGATTTTGGTCAACAACCAGCCCCGTGTGCTGGCACGGGTGGCCAGCCTCTTCGGCAGACGCAATTTCAACATCGAAAGCATCAGCGTCGGTGAGTCCGAAGAACCCGGTCTGTCGCGGATCGTCATTGTGACTCACGGAGACGCCCGAACGATGGAACAGGTTTCCAAACATTTGCACAAATTGATCGACGTGATCAAGGTGCAGGATTTAAGCATCCAACAGTCAGTGGCCCGGGAGCTGCTGCTGGTCAAGGTGGGGGCCACTGCTTCCAATCGGGCGGAGATCCAGGGGATCATCGAACCGTTCCGGGCGTCGGTCGTCGATGTCGGTATCAACAGTCTGATGATCCAGGCAACCGGTGATCGCGAAAAACTGGATGCACTCATCGAACTGCTGCGCCCGTACGGCATCAAGGAACTGGCCCGCACGGGGATCACCGCCCTGCCGCGCAGCATGCAGATCCAACCCAAAGCGCATATGCATGCGTGA